DNA from Ammoniphilus sp. CFH 90114:
GCTCCAGAAAATCGGGATGAAGCAGTACGGTATTGGGGCAGCATCTCTCATACGAAAGAAGCGGTTCGTAAGTTAGTAGATCAACTTACGAAGGAAGGTGACGTCACACTAGATGTATGTTATGAAGCGGGTCCAACTGGTTTTGAATTACATCGGTGGTTCCAAGAATGGTCCGTTTCCTCTACTGTCACTGCCCCTCAAGCCCTGGATACTAAAACACGAATCAAGACAGATAAACGGGATGCCATTCGACTAGCTCAACTCTGGCGAGCAAAAGAACTTACCCCTATTTATGTACCTACTCCCGATGACGAGGCTCTACGAGATCTTAGTCGGGCACGTGAAGATGCTGTTGAGGATCTAAATCGGCATAAACAAAGACTTACCAAGTTTTTATTACGTCATCAGATTCAACCTACCAAAGAAATGCGTTTATGGTCGTTTGCTTATGAAGAGTGGTTGGATACGCTACGGTTCTCCCGTGAAGCCGAGGATATCGTTTTTCAAGAGTATCGTAAAAGTATTCATGAAGCTACAAGTCGGGTCAAACGGTATGAAGAAGAAATGGAGCGACAAGCAGAGATGAGTAACCTAGCTCCCATGATTCAAGCATTACAAGGACTTCGCGGTGT
Protein-coding regions in this window:
- a CDS encoding IS110 family transposase — translated: MSMAKKYVGLDVSKNKIVVAIAPENRDEAVRYWGSISHTKEAVRKLVDQLTKEGDVTLDVCYEAGPTGFELHRWFQEWSVSSTVTAPQALDTKTRIKTDKRDAIRLAQLWRAKELTPIYVPTPDDEALRDLSRAREDAVEDLNRHKQRLTKFLLRHQIQPTKEMRLWSFAYEEWLDTLRFSREAEDIVFQEYRKSIHEATSRVKRYEEEMERQAEMSNLAPMIQALQGLRGVALVTATTIAAELGDIIGRFSSAAQLMSYIGLVPSESSSGDSRRQGRITKVGNAHVRRVLVEAAWSYRYSPAIRRRLRDRLEGLSSEVSSISWDAQKRLHKKYKKMQGKGKHMGTVATAVARELVGFIWSIAKEVDKQRKRQKQPSSVA